The following coding sequences lie in one Serinus canaria isolate serCan28SL12 chromosome 12, serCan2020, whole genome shotgun sequence genomic window:
- the NT5DC2 gene encoding 5'-nucleotidase domain-containing protein 2, with product MAALGSAVLRRGGGTAPRLLAVAVSCQSCRHKATGDGGHGQPREQHPAAPGRVGGQPVPAEGADTKTYLWARYHEMKKLVYDLLPPGVCNLLNPAAIYANNEISLADVEIYGFDYDYTLAQYSNLLHSMIFNTARDILIEQFKYPEGLGKYDYIPGFAIRGLHYDVQKSLLMKIDAFHYVQLGTAYRGLKPVPDEEVIELYGGTQHIPLYQMSDFYGKGPSLKQFMDIFSLPEMTLLSSVIDYFITHGIEFDQVHLYKDISDAIRDVHVKGVMYKWIEKDMEQYILHGDEIYAVLNRLVNHKKKLFLITNSPFSFVDKGMKHMVGKNWRDLFDMVIVQADKPNFFTDRRKPFRKLDDKGSLQWDKINQLEKGKIYKEGNLFDFLRLTGWRGSKVLYFGDHLYSDLADLMLRHGWRTGAIVPELETEIRIINTEQYMHSLTWQQALTGLLERMQMYQDAESKQVLLEWMKERQEIRSLTKNLFNPQFGSIFRTFHNPTYFSRRLVRFSDIYMASISCLLNYDVNFTFYPRRTPLQHEAPLWMDQLCTGCMKTPFLEEMVHIR from the exons ATGGCGGCGTTGGGCTCGGCGGTGCTGCGGAGGGGCGGTGGCACGGCCCCCCGGCTCCTGGCCgtggctgtgtcctgccagagctgccGGCACAAAGCCACCGGGGACGGAGGACACGGGCAGCCCCGGGAGCAGCACCCGGCGGCCCCCGGCAGAGTCGGCGGCCAGCCCGTCCCGGCCGAGGGCGCCGACACCAAGACCTACCTGTGGGCCAGGTACCACGAGATGAAGAAGCTGGTCTACG ATCTCCTTCCACCAGGAGTCTGCAATCTCCTCAACCCTGCTGCCATCTATGCTAACAATGAGATCAGCCTGGCAGATGTGGAGATCTATGGCTTTGACTACGATTACACATTAGCACAGTATTCTAATTTACTACACTCCATGATTTTCAACACTGCCAGAGACATCCTAATAGAACAATTCAAG TATCCAGAAGGGCTTGGGAAGTATGACTACATTCCAGGGTTTGCCATACGTGGACTTCACTATGATGTACAAAAG AGTCTCCTCATGAAGATCGATGCTTTCCATTATGTCCAGCTGGGGACTGCATATAG AGGGCTCAAACCGGTGCCTGATGAAGAGGTGATCGAACTCTACGGTGGTACACAGCACATCCCCCTGTACCAGATGAGTGACTTCTATGGCAAG GGTCCATCACTTAAGCAGTTTATGgacattttttctcttcctgaaatGACACTGCTCTCTTCAGTCATTGATTACTTCATCACTCATGGCATTGAGTTTGACCAGGTTCATCTCTACAAAGACATATCT GATGCAATTAGAGATGTTCATGTGAAAGGAGTGATGTACAAATGGATTGAAAAAGATATGG AACAGTATATCCTGCACGGGGATGAAATCTATGCTGTGTTAAACCGCCTGGTGAACCACAAGAAGAAGCTGTTCCTCATCACAAACAGTCCCTTTAGCTTTGT GGACAAAGGAATGAAGCACATGGTTGGCAAGAACTGGCGGGACTTATTCGACATGGTCATTGTGCAGGCAGACAAGCCCAACTTCTTCACCGACCGGCGGAA ACCTTTTCGAAAACTGGATGATAAAGGCTCACTGCAGTGGGACAAAATAAaccagctggagaagggaaagatcTACAAAGAG GGCAACCTCTTTGATTTCCTGAGGCTGACAGGCTGGCGTGGATCCAAAGTGCTCTACTTTGGTGACCATCTGTACAGTGACCTTGCG GACCTCATGCTGCGTCATGGCTGGAGGACTGGAGCCATCGTTCCTGAACTGGAGACGGAGATCCGGATCATAAACACGGAGCAGTACATGCACTCCCTGACCTGGCAGCAGGCTCtgacagggctgctggagagaaTGCAG ATGTATCAGGATGCAGAGTCTAAGCAAGTATTGCTGGAGTGGATGAAGGAACGGCAGGAGATCAG GTCTCTGACGAAGAACCTGTTCAACCCCCAGTTTGGAAGCATCTTCCGCACCTTCCACAACCCCACGTACTTCTCCCGCCGGCTGGTGCGCTTCTCTGATATCTACATGGCTTCCATCAGCTGCCTGCTCAACTACGACGTGAATTTCACCTTCTACCCCCGGCGCACCCCTCTGCAGCACGAGGCTCCGCTCTGGATGGATCAGCTGTGCACGGGCTGCATGAAAACCCCCTTCCTGGAGGAGATGGTGCACATCCGGTGA
- the LOC103816980 gene encoding small integral membrane protein 4, with protein MLVSERLKRLLKLVPGERRFGFYRFLPFFFVLGGAMEWFMINVRIGKETFYDVYRRKQSERLYEARMEKGEI; from the exons ATGCTGGTCAGCGAGAGGTTGAAGCGCCTTTTGAAGCTGGTGCCCGGGGAGCGGCGCTTTGGCTTTTACAGGTTCCTGCCGTTCTTTTTTGTGCTCGGCGGAGCCATGGAGTGGTTCATGATCAACGTCCGCATCGGCAAAGAGACCTTCT ATGATGTTTACCGTAGGAAACAATCTGAAAGACTGTATGAGGCAAGGATGGAGAAAGGGGAAATTTAG